CTATGACGCCCGCCTGAAGGCCCTGACCGGGGGCGAGGGTACCTATGGTATCGAGCTCAGCCGCTATGAGCCGGTACCGGCCGCGATCCAGAAACAGTTGGCGGACGCCTATCAGCGTAGCGAGGACTAGCCGGCGTTGAAAAGCAGATAGCTCGCCCCGCATGTGCGGGGAGCGCGCGAGCGGCGCTGGACACTGCGATGCCGACGGCTGGCGGCCCGCCGATCCGGGCGACGACGGACACCCCGCGCAGCGGCGGCGTCAGTGCGCCTGACGCGGCGGGTGCGGCCCGCCGTCGGCCGCGCCACCGGGCACTGCAAGTGTCCAACAGCGGCCCTAAGGCCCGTTCCAATCAACCAAGTACGGCACTGACCAGGAGCAAACAGCATGACCAAAGAACGCAGCCCCAAGAAAGAGACCAAGAAAAAATCCGGCCTGAACCTGAAGGAGAAGCGCGCCGCGAAAAAAACCAAGCAGGACAACAAGCCCCAGTAGAGTTGCAACCGGATGTCGCCTGCCGCCCAGGGCGCGCCGTGCACCAGCCCGGCGCGTTTGCCGCTGTGGATACCGGCCTGCGCAAGGCGATGCCAGGTCGCTGGGCAGCGTATGCGAGCCCTGGATGAGGCAAGCCCAGCGCGACGTTTTCCCGCCGGCCGCGGTCCCGGCACGACCCATGACTGACCAAGTGGGGCGCACCCGCGCAGCAGCTCGCGGTTTACGGGAGGCCCAAGACCATCGGCGGATATTCCGCCGCCCCGTCCGTAACAAAATCTTTACATATTTCTGCAATCCCTGACGCCCATCACAGAGCGAATTCATGCCTTGGGCCATGCTTTGGCTACACGCAAGAGCACCACAAGAGTGCCACCCAACGCAGCGCCGGGAGCAAGAAAATGTCACCTAAACTGATCCTCTGGCTGGTCGTGTCACTCCTAGCCACCACCTGGTACGCGCTCGACCCGGAGGCCGGCGGCCCCTTCTTCGCGGCCCCAACCCATGACATCGCGCTCGCCGATGTGGTCCCCACACTGCGCCCGCAGATTGCCCGCAATCCTTAGGCCGCCATCACTTAAGTCGGCGTCACTGTCCGCGCGTCTTGCGCGGATACAGGGGGATTGCCGCCACCGACTCAAGGCCGCCCGCGGGCCGTCAGCGAACCGCCCTACGGCTTCTTGGCGCGCTTGGACTTGACCGCGGGCAGCGTCTGCGCCAGTTCGCGCAGGCGCACCCGGCTGTCGTCGTCGGTGGCGCGATAGCGGGCGATCAGTGCGGCCTCGTCCTGGTCGAGCGCGGGGTTGTCGTCCAGGCACAGGAGCCAGGTGGGGCTGACGGTGCCCAGGGCCGCGGCCAGGACCATGGACTCCTCCAGACCCATCCGCCGCAGGCCCTGCTCATAGTTGCTGATGCGGGACTTGGAGTAGCAGCCGGTGCGCTCGGCCAGTTCGCTCAGCGACAGTTGCTGGTCGTGACGGGCCTCACGCAGGCGGTTGCCGATACGCTGGGTCAGGTCGGCGATGGGATCGATCGTGACGGCGGTGTCGCTCATGGGGGCCTCTTGGATGTTTGCTCTGCACGATGGTAAGGGTAGCCCAGGTCTGACACGGTTTGCATCCCATTCCGAGATAACCCGGCGCCGCCGATGGCGCCACACCGGGCCGCGGTGGTGACGTCACGCGGCGCGGCGCGCCCGCCCCGCCACGGGTTGCTTCAGCAGCACCCGAACCAAACACGAAGTGGAGCGGTCGGTCGCGGCGACCGGGCCGCGGGAGTTTCGGTCCCAGGTCGTTCCATTTTGCGGACTTACCCCCATTCTTGCTAACGGATCATGTTCGACCGCCGCGGGTTCAGCACCCGGAAGACCGTAACCACAGGGCCCTATCCATGTCCGAAAAACCTAAGCTGTCTAAGGTCCTTGCCGAGGCACGCTACGCGGCCACCTTCGAGGCCGAGTCCGAAGAAGAGGTCTACGACCGTAAGAAGGAGGCCCTGGTACGCTCCATGCTTCAGGAGATCGGCGAGGACCCCGACCGGGAAGGTCTGCGCCGCACCCCGTTGCGCGTGGCCAAGGCGATGGACTTCCTGACCAGCGGCTATCAGCTCTCGGCCGCAGAGATCATCAAGAAGGCACTGTTCGTTGAGGACGTGAAAGAGATGGTGGTGATCCGCGACATCGAGTTCTACTCCATGTGCGAGCACCACATGCTGCCCTTCTTTGGTCATGCCCACGTCGGCTATCTGCCCAACGGCAAGGTGGTCGGCCTGTCCAAGGTCGCCCGGGTGGTCGACTGCTTCGCCCGCCGCCTCCAGGTCCAGGAGCGCCTCACCAACCAGGTAGCCGACGCCCTGATCGAGCACCTGGGCGCCCATGGTGTGGCCGTGGTCATGGAGGCAAGTCACACCTGCATGATGATGCGCGGGGTCCAGAAGCAGCGCAGCACCACCGTCTCCAGCGCCATGCGCGGGTCCTTCGAGACCAACCAACTCACCCGCGCCGAGTTCATGTCCTTCATCCGCGCCTGAGCGGCGTCGTGCCGCCGACAGCGGCAGCACCCGGTGGGGACCTCGGTTACCGCTCGACGAAGCGATCCAGGACCGCCACCCGCCCGGGCTGAGACTCGCGCAGCGCGCCGATCTGCCGGTACAGCACGGCGGATGCCGCCTTAATCGTCGTTCCGGTCAGCCGTGGCCTATGGTGAACCGGAGGTCGAGGCTTCAGCCGGTGGCGGCCTCTGACGCATCCTCGTGGAACTGCGTCGGCGTCGGCACCGCCGACCGGCTAAAGCCTCGGCCTCCAGTTCGGGGGATCGCCCGGGAGGTTGTCGACCCAGGGGGCGTCGGGGTCGCACCCGACCGGCACCGCGCGCCGCTGCCGCGCTAGAATGCCCACCCGCCCCCAGTCCCGGAATCCGCCCATTTGAACCCGCTCAAGCGCCTCGCCTCCCAGACCGCCATCTACGGGGTCAGCAGTGTCCTGGGACGCTTCCTCAACTACCTGCTGGTACCGCTGCTGACCTACACCTTCGCCCCGGCGCAGTATGGTGTGGTAGCGGAGTTCTATGCCTACATGGGCTTTCTGGCGGTGCTTCTCACCTTCGGGCTGGAGACCGGGTATTTTCGCTTCCGCGCCGGCGGCGAGCAGGCGCCGGCCGTGGTCTACGCCACCGCCCTGCGGGTCATGCTGGTCGCGAACCTCGCCTTTCTGCTCGGCGCCTGGCTGCTGCGCCAGCCGGCCGCGGATCTGCTGCGCCACCCGCTGCACCCCGAGTACATCTGGTGGTGCGCCGCCATCCTGGCCTTCGACTCCATCGGTGCCATCGCCTTCGCACGCCTGCGGGCGGAGAACCGGGCGGTCCGCTTTGCCCTGATCAAGGTGCTCGAGATCGCGCTGAACGTGGGGCTCAACCTCTTCTTCATCCTGGGGCTCAAGGCGGCCTTCGAGACCGACCCCGGCTCCGTGCCCGGCCGCCTGTGGGACCCCGCCATCGGGATCGGCTATGTGTTCATCGCCAACCTAGCGGCGAGCCTGCTCAAGCTCCTCATGCTGGCACCCCAGTTCCGGGGTGGGCTGGCCGGGTTCGATTCCGCCCTCTTGCGCCGCCTGATCCGCTATTCCCTGCCGATGGTGATCATCGGCCTGGCGGGCATCGTCAATGAGATGCTGGACCGGGCGGCGCTCAAGTACCTGCTGCCCTATGACGACACCACCAACATGGCGCAACTCGGCATCTACAGCGCCTGCTACAAACTCTCGATCCTGATGACGCTCTTCATCCAGGCCTTCCGCTATGCCGGCGAGCCCTTCTTCTTCGCCTATGCCAGGCACGAGGACGCCCGCCGCGTCTATGCCATCGTGCTCAACTGGTTCGTCATCTGCTGCGTCTTCCTCTTTCTCCTGGTCACCCTGTTCCTGGACGTCTTCCAGTATTTCGTCGGCGCGGCCTATCGGGAGGGGCTCACCGTGGTCCCGGTGCTGCTGTTCGCCAACCTGCTGCTCGGCATCTATGTGAACCTCTCCATCTGGTACAAGCTCACCGATCGGACCCTGCTGGGGGCCGCGGTCTCACTCATCGGCGCGGCCATCACCGTCGGCGTGCTGCTCACCCTGATCCCGCGCTACGGCTATGCCGGAGCGGCCTGGGCGCACCTCGCCTGCTACAGCGCCATGGTCGTGATCTCATACCTGCTGGGGCGGCGTTACTATCCGGTCCCCTACGACCTCAAGCGAGTCTTCGGGTATCTGGCCCTGGGGCTCGGGCTCTACGGGGCGAGCCGGGTCCTGGTGGACGCTCTGGGCTTCCCGCCGGCGCTCGTGGGGCTCGCACTGATGGTCCTGTTCTTCGCGCTGGTGTTCGCCGTTGACGGGCGGGCGCTGATCCGCCGCCGCGGGACTTGAGGCCCGGCGCGGATGCGCTATGCTGACCCGAATACGCTGACCGGCGCCCGGTCGGGACCCTGGCGACCCTCTACCCGGATGACTCGCTCGTCCGCCTGGCGACCCGCCGCGGCGTGCTGGTGATGGGCATGGGCGACGAGACCATGGATATACTCAATCCCCAGGCGCTGGGGGCCGATGGTTGAGCCTTGGCGGTATCCTAAACGCCTGTGCGGCCCTGCGTCGGGGCCAAACTCCGCGCGCAGCGGTCGGCGGCAGTCTGCATCACCTCCTTGAGCCGCTGCCCCCCGTTGACCTGAAAATCGTGGCGATCGATCTGGAGTGCCGGATCAGGCGTGAGGGAAGAAACTGCGCAGGCGTTCTGCCACAGAATCACCCCCGTGGGGCTAAGGATGCGCGCATGGGCCTGGAGTATGTACTGGTAGGTCGCCCACGCCAGTGGCCGATAGGCCAGCAGGTTGATATCGGTTGCGACTTCCAAGGTATAACGGCCCGGGGCCTGGACCTTTCCTGCCGCGGCCGTTCCGGAACGCAACTGCGTAACCAAATCCAGGTTCAATGACAGCTCTTTGCCAAGAATATCCCGCAACGATGAAGCGATCAGTTCGCTCGGACTCGGCGGCGTCGACGGCCGCCCTTCAGGGCGCGTCAGGGCATCCGTTGCAGCGGTTAAACCAACTGCAATGATCGCTTCGGCCGGGCTCGTTGCAGTGGCGATCGATGACCTTCCCACGCCACCCGCAGTCATCACGTTCAGCGGTGGCCCCGTCATTGCGATGACGGCAATTTTCTCGGCTTTAAGATTCACCGGCAACCCACTCCCGTCCGGCTTCACCGGGGATACCCCGGTGCAGCCGGACAGCAGGGCGAGGGTAAACGCCGTCAACCTCAGGCTTGCGTGCATCTTCATTGCCTTATTCATCGTCCAACGATTGGATTGTTTAGGGGGCCACCACGACCACCCGTACCGGGCTGCGGCGCTCGCTGCTGGTGCCGTCGCCGAGCTGGCGGCGCAGGTTGCGCCCCCAGGTCCAGAGGCTGCCGTCGGTCTTGCGGGCCAGGCTGTGGTTCATGCCGACCGCCGCCGCCGCGACGGCGCTCAGGACCCGGGTCGGAATCGACCGATCGGTGTTGGTGCCGTCGCCGAGCTGGCCGTGCTCATTGTCCCCCCAGGCCCAGAGGGTAGCGTCGGTCTTCAGGGCCAGGGTGTGGTACCAGGCGCTGGTCACGGCCTTGACCCCGGTCAGGACCTGGACCGGACTCGCGCGATCCGTGGTGGTGCCGTCGCCGAGCTGGCCATAGGCGTTGTGCCCCCAGGCCCAGAGGCTGCCGTCGGTCTTCAGCGCCAGGCTGTGCCCCCAGCCGACCGCGACGGCCGCGACCTCGGTGAGGATCAGGCCCGGGGTCGGCTGATCCGTGGTCGAGCCGTCGCCGAGCTGGCCATATTTGTTCCAGCCCCAGGTCCAGAGGCTGCCGTCGGTCTTGAGCGCCAGGCTATGGCCGGAACCCGCCGCTACGGCCGCGACACCGCTCAGAACCTCGACGGGGCTTGAGCGATCCGTGGTCGTGCCGTCGCCGAGCTGGCCATCCCAGTTATTCCCCCAGGCCAGCAGGCGACCGTCGGTGGTGACGGCCAGGGTGTGGTAGGTCCCGGCCGCCACGACCGCCACGCCGTCCAGGACTTGCACCGGACTCGGACGTTTGGTGGTGGTGCCGTCGCCGAGTTGGCCGTAGCGGTTCCAGCCCCAGGCCCAGAGGCTGTCGTCGGTCTGGATGGCGAGACCATGCCGCCAGCCGGCCGCCACGGCCAGGGCCCGGCCGCGGATCTGGACGCGCCGCACGCCGGCCTCGGGTGGATCATCGGCGTTCTGCCCCCAGACCCAGAGTACGCCGTCGGTGCCGATGGCCAGACTGCGGTACTCGCCCGCGGCAATCCGCTGCAGGTCGTGGGGATTGTCGGGCGGGAGCAGGATCCGGACGGGACTCAGGCAGGCGGTGGTTCGCCCATTACCAAGTTGGCCCTTCTCGTTGGCCCCCCAGGCCCAGAGGTCGCCCTGGGTGTCGATGGTCAGGGTGTGATGGGCCCCGGCGGCCACGGCCGCCACCCCGGTGCGGACCAGGATCGGACTGGCGCGATCCGTCGTGGTCCCGTCGCCGAGCTCGCCATGCTGGTTCCACCCCCAGGCCCACAGGCTGCCATCGGTCTTGATGGCCAGGCTGTGGTTCAGACCGGCCGCCAGCGCCGCGACCTCGGTCGTAACCTGGACCGGACCGAGGCGATCCGTGGTGGTGCCATCGCCGAGCTGACCAAAGCCATTCACCCCCCAGGCCCAGAGACTGCCGTCGGTCTTGAGCGCCAGGGTGTGCCAGGCGCCGGCGGCAACGCCCGCCACCCCCGCGGCCAAGACCTGCACCGGAGCATGCCGATCCGTGGTCGTACCGTCACCGAGTTGGCCGGATTCGTTGATCCCCCAGGCCCACAGGCTGCCGTCGGTCTTGCGCGCCAGGCTGTGCCAACCGCTGGCGGCCACGGCCGCCACCCCGGTCAGCACCTGGACCGGTGCCAGTCGATCCGTGGTCGTGCCGTCCCCGAGCTGGCCCTTCTCATTGGCCCCCCAGGCCCAGAGGCGGCCGTCGGCCTTCAGGGCCAGGGTATGATGGGCGCCCACCGCCACGGCCGTGACCCCGGTCAGGACCTGGACCGGTGTCAGGCGGTCGACCCCGGTCCCGTCACCGAGTTCGCCACTGCGGTTCACCCCCCAGGCCCATAGACTGCCGTCGGTCTTCAGCGCCAGGGTATGCAGCGCACCGGCGGCCACGGCCGTGCCCCCGGTCAGGACCTGGACCGGCGTCAGGCGGTCGGTGTGGGTGCCGTCGCCGAGTTGGCCCCGCTCGTTGGCCCCCCAGGCCCACAGACCCCCGTCGGACGCAATGGTGAAGCCGTGTCCGTACCCGCCGGCAACCCGCTGCATACGCAGGTCGCCGACCGCCGCGACTGCGGGCGGCGCGGACGGCACCGGCTCGGGTTCGACCCCGGCAACCGGGGTGGTCCCGGGCGGCACCGGTGACTCCGGCGCCTGGGTGTGACCGGGCGAGAGGTTCAGAAGCAGCACGAGAGCGTAGGCCAGTCGCGCGATCCTGGGGTTCCTCGGTCGGCAATGATGGCGCGCGGGGCGGATCTTCATGGTGCTGTTCCTGATACCCGGATGCTTCACTGGTGATCGCCGCACACCGCGAACTCCTCGGCCGCGACGTCCAGAAACTCTCTGAGAACAGGCTGGGTCGCGCCGTCCGGAGCCGGCAGCGGCGCGCGCGTGAGCACGGCAAAAAAGCGCCCCTGCGCCGGGCGGCCGAAGGGGGGGTTGATCCGCGCGGGGAGCGTCAGCGGCAGCCGCTGGTCCTTCTGCACCAGCCAGGGCCTGGGGTCCGACCGCAGATCCTCGAACACCTGGCCCGGTGCATCGAAATAATAGACATAGAGCCAACCGGCCGCGCCGGGCCTGACCTCCAGCGAAATCGCATCGGCTGCGGCGAGACAGGTGCCGCTCGGACAGTGGCGCGGGGAGCGATCACCGTTGCGGTGTGCCACGCTGCAGTCGGCCCTGAAGGTCACCGGCAGCGACCCCCAGCAGCGCTCGATGACGGCGGGGTCCGAGGACAGGCGCGAGCAAGGTCCGGACAGCATGGCATAGAGGATCAGCAGGCCGCCGATCAGGAGCGTCACCAGGGCTGCCGCCAACCGGGGCTTGCGCCAACCGGGGCGCAGGACGGGTTTGCGCCAGTTGAGGGCACCGACGATCGCTCGACGGCGACTGCCCAACCAGCCGCGCCAAGGCGATCCAAACGGGACTGGACCCGGCTCGCAACGCGCCTCCGGGGGCCAGTCCGACCCCATCTCCGCCAGGGCCGCCACCCCCACGCACTGGAGACCTGACGCGATCAAGCCGTGCAGCAGGCGCTGCTCCTCACTGGTCAGGGCCGCCAGATTCTCCCGCGCCAGGACCAGCAGCGGGGCCGCGTGGGGTCGCTGTGCCAGCGCGTGCGCCAGCGCCGCGAGCTTCTCGGCCATTCGCCCGACCGGGACGACCGCGCCGTCGCGCTTGACCTGGCCACTGGCGATCAAAGTCCGGCCCGCGAGCCGCGGGAGGCAGCCGCGGGCCAGCTTGTCCGCGAGCACGAGCGCCAGGGTGTAGCTCGCGCCGCAGACCTGGGACCCGTCGGCCACCACCAGTTCCACCATGAGCTGGCCGTCGGGGACCGCCGACCGACAGCCGCCGCACAGGCGTTCGGTCCGGATGGCGGCCTCGATCTCCTCGTCCTTGCGCAGTTCATGGGCCGTGGGGCCAGCCAGGGTCATCCGCGTGTAGTACCCCGGCTGACCCCAATCGATGACGCGCACCGCCGCCAGGCCGTGCTCGCGGTTGCCGGCCAGCGGGAAATGGACCAAGGCGTGGCGCGGCCCCGGCTCCCTGGTCACTGCGGGACCAATTCCAGACGGACGCGATGGACCCGTTGCCACAGGGGTTCGTCGCGTTGCCAAAAGCCCACCAGCTCACCGTAGGCATCCGGGTGTCCGGCCAGCCAGACCAGGCCCTCGCTATCGACGAGTTGGAAGCCTCCGGGGGTCGTGACGATGAGCGCCGGCGCGACCGCCACGGTAATGCGCCAGGCCTGGCCATCCAGGTCGGCCGGGATCAAGGCGACGCTGTAGTGCTCCCCCACCAGGTGCAGGGGGCCGACCGCGGGGGTCTCGTCCGCCGCCGCCAGCAACTGGAGCGGCTGAGGGCCCAACCCCTGCACCTGCCAGGCGGCCAGTGAGCGCGCCCGCTCGCGGTGGCGCAGCCACGCCAGGCGGTCACGCGTGACGGACGAGCGGGCCAACAGGCGGCGCTGCGGCGGCGTCAAGGGCGCTCGAGCGTGCAGCACCG
The DNA window shown above is from Candidatus Thiodictyon syntrophicum and carries:
- a CDS encoding helix-turn-helix domain-containing protein, translated to MSDTAVTIDPIADLTQRIGNRLREARHDQQLSLSELAERTGCYSKSRISNYEQGLRRMGLEESMVLAAALGTVSPTWLLCLDDNPALDQDEAALIARYRATDDDSRVRLRELAQTLPAVKSKRAKKP
- the folE gene encoding GTP cyclohydrolase I FolE, which encodes MSEKPKLSKVLAEARYAATFEAESEEEVYDRKKEALVRSMLQEIGEDPDREGLRRTPLRVAKAMDFLTSGYQLSAAEIIKKALFVEDVKEMVVIRDIEFYSMCEHHMLPFFGHAHVGYLPNGKVVGLSKVARVVDCFARRLQVQERLTNQVADALIEHLGAHGVAVVMEASHTCMMMRGVQKQRSTTVSSAMRGSFETNQLTRAEFMSFIRA
- a CDS encoding polysaccharide biosynthesis C-terminal domain-containing protein, with amino-acid sequence MNPLKRLASQTAIYGVSSVLGRFLNYLLVPLLTYTFAPAQYGVVAEFYAYMGFLAVLLTFGLETGYFRFRAGGEQAPAVVYATALRVMLVANLAFLLGAWLLRQPAADLLRHPLHPEYIWWCAAILAFDSIGAIAFARLRAENRAVRFALIKVLEIALNVGLNLFFILGLKAAFETDPGSVPGRLWDPAIGIGYVFIANLAASLLKLLMLAPQFRGGLAGFDSALLRRLIRYSLPMVIIGLAGIVNEMLDRAALKYLLPYDDTTNMAQLGIYSACYKLSILMTLFIQAFRYAGEPFFFAYARHEDARRVYAIVLNWFVICCVFLFLLVTLFLDVFQYFVGAAYREGLTVVPVLLFANLLLGIYVNLSIWYKLTDRTLLGAAVSLIGAAITVGVLLTLIPRYGYAGAAWAHLACYSAMVVISYLLGRRYYPVPYDLKRVFGYLALGLGLYGASRVLVDALGFPPALVGLALMVLFFALVFAVDGRALIRRRGT
- a CDS encoding RCC1 domain-containing protein; the encoded protein is MKIRPARHHCRPRNPRIARLAYALVLLLNLSPGHTQAPESPVPPGTTPVAGVEPEPVPSAPPAVAAVGDLRMQRVAGGYGHGFTIASDGGLWAWGANERGQLGDGTHTDRLTPVQVLTGGTAVAAGALHTLALKTDGSLWAWGVNRSGELGDGTGVDRLTPVQVLTGVTAVAVGAHHTLALKADGRLWAWGANEKGQLGDGTTTDRLAPVQVLTGVAAVAASGWHSLARKTDGSLWAWGINESGQLGDGTTTDRHAPVQVLAAGVAGVAAGAWHTLALKTDGSLWAWGVNGFGQLGDGTTTDRLGPVQVTTEVAALAAGLNHSLAIKTDGSLWAWGWNQHGELGDGTTTDRASPILVRTGVAAVAAGAHHTLTIDTQGDLWAWGANEKGQLGNGRTTACLSPVRILLPPDNPHDLQRIAAGEYRSLAIGTDGVLWVWGQNADDPPEAGVRRVQIRGRALAVAAGWRHGLAIQTDDSLWAWGWNRYGQLGDGTTTKRPSPVQVLDGVAVVAAGTYHTLAVTTDGRLLAWGNNWDGQLGDGTTTDRSSPVEVLSGVAAVAAGSGHSLALKTDGSLWTWGWNKYGQLGDGSTTDQPTPGLILTEVAAVAVGWGHSLALKTDGSLWAWGHNAYGQLGDGTTTDRASPVQVLTGVKAVTSAWYHTLALKTDATLWAWGDNEHGQLGDGTNTDRSIPTRVLSAVAAAAVGMNHSLARKTDGSLWTWGRNLRRQLGDGTSSERRSPVRVVVVAP